One segment of Streptomyces sp. YIM 121038 DNA contains the following:
- a CDS encoding copper amine oxidase, translating into MHVSHGNRLPRARKAAGTALAVSALLGAAITTAGPATAAPGAAPRAPAAGCSADYRIEQTLDGGTTWRMCWHYNTYSGLILDNISYQPKSEPKPIPVLTSARLAQIHVPYDDGEAEFDDVTGTDFGRKLQKLKTSECPGGTIKTVKVPDGGNVPGLCTTTRARGHAYRLNNDASTGGSGKVYAAQGKDLLVYTVNKASWYEYITEWRFSSDGTIHSNVGATGSLSPYDFDGGDDRGWPIGKGDQAKAESHSHNVFWRLNFGLDGSPKSKVEQYDSKVTPPSGQGSPTTKTTRTPITKELAGDRQDMRWWRMVSTAGKNKDGHPRSYEFVPGASQKHAGRPFTRHDVFFTDYKKCEQYASNNIGCPNGYPASVDKWANGETLKHPISWVNIGFHHIARDEDQQPMPVHWQGFSLAPRDVTAMNPLTPQDLSGVNGRPRT; encoded by the coding sequence ATGCACGTCTCGCACGGCAACAGACTCCCGCGCGCCCGTAAGGCGGCCGGTACGGCCCTTGCGGTCTCCGCGCTCCTGGGAGCCGCGATAACCACCGCGGGCCCGGCCACCGCGGCCCCCGGAGCCGCACCGCGGGCGCCCGCGGCCGGCTGCAGCGCCGACTACCGCATCGAGCAGACCCTCGACGGCGGCACGACCTGGCGCATGTGCTGGCACTACAACACGTACTCCGGGCTCATCCTCGACAACATCAGCTACCAGCCCAAGAGCGAGCCCAAGCCCATCCCGGTGCTGACCAGCGCCCGCCTCGCCCAGATCCACGTGCCCTACGACGACGGCGAGGCCGAGTTCGACGACGTCACGGGCACCGACTTCGGCCGGAAGCTGCAGAAGCTCAAGACGAGCGAGTGCCCCGGCGGCACCATCAAGACGGTGAAGGTCCCGGACGGGGGGAACGTCCCGGGCCTGTGCACCACCACCCGCGCGCGGGGGCACGCCTACCGTCTCAACAACGACGCGAGCACCGGCGGCAGCGGCAAGGTCTACGCCGCCCAGGGCAAGGACCTGCTCGTCTACACCGTCAACAAGGCTTCCTGGTACGAGTACATCACCGAGTGGCGCTTCTCGTCGGACGGCACCATCCACTCCAACGTGGGCGCCACCGGCAGCCTGTCGCCGTACGACTTCGACGGCGGCGACGACCGCGGCTGGCCGATCGGCAAGGGCGACCAGGCCAAGGCCGAGAGCCACTCGCACAACGTCTTCTGGCGGCTCAACTTCGGCCTGGACGGCTCGCCCAAGTCCAAGGTCGAGCAGTACGACTCCAAGGTCACCCCGCCCAGCGGCCAGGGCAGCCCCACCACGAAGACGACCCGCACGCCCATCACCAAGGAGCTCGCGGGCGACCGCCAGGACATGCGCTGGTGGCGCATGGTCAGCACGGCGGGCAAGAACAAGGACGGCCACCCCCGCAGCTACGAGTTCGTGCCCGGGGCCAGTCAGAAGCACGCGGGCCGGCCGTTCACGCGGCACGACGTGTTCTTCACCGACTACAAGAAGTGCGAGCAGTACGCGAGCAACAACATCGGGTGCCCGAACGGCTACCCGGCCAGCGTCGACAAGTGGGCGAACGGCGAGACCCTGAAGCACCCCATCAGCTGGGTCAACATCGGCTTCCACCACATCGCGCGCGACGAGGACCAGCAGCCCATGCCGGTCCACTGGCAGGGCTTCTCGCTGGCCCCGCGCGACGTGACGGCCATGAACCCGCTCACTCCGCAGGACCTCTCGGGCGTGAACGGACGGCCGCGAACCTGA
- a CDS encoding MFS transporter, producing the protein MTEKARCGRGVRGVRGVRDGRVRRTADSYRAVLAVTGRALPVISFLGRLPVAVIQFGSVLLVGETSGSLATGGAVACALALGQVTAGPFVGRLADRRGQRPVVLAFAALNALAVAACALGALLRPPTPVLLALAVLAGASVPGIGPLARARAVALLRREDAPPGLVNAALSLESTLDELSFVLGPALVGLAAVAGHPVYAFAVAALLVAVCGTGFALHPTARAAAPAAAPRARATRSALPRTVYAVRVGLVFLGVLLGACGAGIAALTERLGAPGHAGLVYAAMGVMSAVAGLSTAALPDRFGLYGRWRAATAAAALLSLPLVWTDSLAGLYAVVTVFGAVYAPNLVTCFALTERAVPRRRVAEGMTWAASAFVGGQAVTLAVAGRLAETHGPGAAFALGSAAAAVACAIALVTRPQTAPGENAAPARADRAAEAPTRDAATP; encoded by the coding sequence ATGACGGAGAAGGCGCGGTGCGGTCGGGGCGTGCGGGGCGTTCGGGGCGTGCGGGACGGCCGGGTCCGGCGCACCGCCGACTCCTACCGGGCGGTGCTCGCGGTCACGGGGCGCGCGCTGCCGGTGATCTCGTTCCTGGGGCGGCTGCCCGTGGCCGTGATCCAGTTCGGCAGTGTGCTCCTGGTGGGCGAGACCAGCGGCTCGCTCGCCACCGGGGGAGCCGTGGCGTGCGCCCTCGCCCTCGGGCAGGTGACCGCAGGGCCGTTCGTCGGGCGGCTCGCCGACCGGCGCGGGCAGCGGCCGGTCGTCCTCGCCTTCGCCGCGCTCAACGCCCTCGCCGTCGCCGCCTGCGCGCTCGGCGCCCTGCTGCGGCCGCCCACGCCCGTCCTGCTCGCCCTCGCGGTCCTGGCGGGCGCGAGCGTGCCAGGGATCGGCCCGCTGGCCCGCGCCCGCGCGGTGGCGCTGCTGCGCCGCGAGGACGCCCCGCCCGGCCTGGTGAACGCCGCGCTGTCCCTGGAGTCCACGCTCGACGAGCTGTCCTTCGTGCTCGGACCCGCCCTCGTCGGCCTCGCCGCCGTCGCGGGTCACCCGGTGTACGCCTTCGCCGTCGCGGCCCTCCTGGTCGCCGTCTGCGGCACGGGATTCGCCCTGCACCCCACAGCGCGGGCCGCGGCCCCGGCCGCCGCCCCACGCGCGCGTGCGACACGCTCCGCGCTCCCGCGCACGGTGTACGCGGTCCGCGTCGGGCTCGTCTTCCTGGGGGTGCTGCTCGGCGCCTGCGGGGCCGGGATCGCGGCGCTCACCGAGCGGCTCGGCGCGCCGGGCCACGCGGGCCTCGTCTACGCCGCGATGGGCGTCATGAGTGCCGTCGCGGGCCTGTCCACGGCCGCGCTGCCGGACCGCTTCGGCCTGTACGGCCGCTGGCGCGCCGCCACGGCCGCCGCCGCGCTCCTGTCGCTCCCGCTGGTGTGGACGGACAGCCTGGCGGGCCTGTACGCCGTCGTGACGGTCTTCGGCGCCGTCTACGCCCCGAACCTCGTCACCTGCTTCGCCCTGACCGAGCGGGCCGTGCCCCGGCGGCGCGTCGCCGAGGGCATGACGTGGGCGGCGAGCGCCTTCGTCGGCGGCCAGGCGGTCACCCTCGCCGTGGCCGGACGGCTCGCCGAAACCCACGGCCCCGGCGCCGCGTTCGCCCTGGGCAGCGCGGCCGCCGCGGTGGCCTGCGCCATCGCCCTGGTCACGCGCCCGCAGACGGCCCCGGGCGAGAACGCGGCCCCCGCGCGCGCGGACCGCGCCGCCGAGGCGCCTACGCGGGACGCTGCAACACCGTGA
- a CDS encoding Tat pathway signal sequence domain protein, which translates to MRKLVRRHLGKVVAGGALAVAATAALVAVTLPDRAGESDRSTAAGSSRQDAVAPDGTVEAAPDEGSEGVGSDPLTDAETARAQKIALDSNGLRSRARDVEGDRGPERLSTNLAENEPGATGDDAARRAEIVYYDYKKDAVVAKTVNLKTGEVESTNTAQNVQPPPSEEELTEAARLLIADGHGKGLRDDYEKATGKKLEGPSDLDLSGFVFRKETLDSVPADLQDCGKHRCIQVVAKVKNGPWIDTRAFIVDLSDRHVGRVR; encoded by the coding sequence GTGCGCAAGCTAGTCAGACGCCACCTCGGGAAGGTCGTGGCGGGGGGTGCCCTCGCCGTGGCGGCCACCGCGGCGCTGGTGGCCGTCACGCTGCCCGACCGGGCGGGGGAGTCCGACCGCAGCACGGCCGCGGGCTCCTCGCGCCAGGACGCCGTAGCGCCCGACGGCACCGTGGAGGCCGCGCCCGACGAGGGCTCCGAGGGGGTCGGCAGCGACCCGCTGACCGACGCCGAGACCGCGCGGGCCCAGAAGATAGCCCTGGACAGCAACGGCCTGCGCTCGCGCGCCCGGGACGTGGAGGGCGACCGGGGGCCGGAGCGGCTGTCCACGAACCTCGCGGAGAACGAGCCGGGGGCGACCGGGGACGACGCGGCGCGCCGCGCCGAGATCGTCTACTACGACTACAAGAAGGACGCCGTCGTCGCCAAGACGGTGAACCTGAAGACCGGCGAGGTCGAGTCGACCAACACGGCCCAGAACGTCCAGCCGCCGCCCAGCGAGGAGGAGCTGACCGAGGCCGCGCGACTGCTGATCGCCGACGGGCACGGCAAGGGCCTGCGGGACGACTACGAGAAGGCCACGGGGAAGAAGCTGGAGGGCCCCTCCGACCTGGACCTGAGCGGCTTCGTGTTCCGCAAGGAGACCCTCGACAGCGTCCCCGCCGACCTCCAGGACTGCGGCAAGCACCGCTGCATCCAGGTCGTGGCCAAGGTCAAGAACGGGCCGTGGATCGACACCCGGGCCTTCATCGTCGACCTCAGCGACCGCCACGTCGGCCGCGTCCGCTGA
- a CDS encoding 3'-5' exonuclease encodes MGWHRELLIGFDLETTGTDPSEARIVTGAVVEVRAGREQGRREWLADPGVPIPPDAVAVHGITDERAAAEGRPAAEVADAIADVLASAWQSGVPVVAYNAAFDLTLLAAELRRHGLAPLRDRLGGADPAPVIDPYTIDRSVDRYRRGKRNLEAVCREYGVVLESAHDASSDALAAARLARAIADRHAKVADLGPAELHRRQVEWSAQWAADFQSFLRRKGDTAAVVDGTWPLREPVSVP; translated from the coding sequence ATGGGCTGGCACCGAGAGCTGCTGATCGGCTTCGACCTGGAGACGACGGGCACGGATCCGTCCGAGGCGCGGATCGTCACGGGGGCGGTGGTCGAGGTCAGGGCCGGACGGGAGCAGGGCCGCCGCGAGTGGCTCGCCGATCCGGGCGTGCCGATCCCGCCGGACGCGGTGGCCGTGCACGGCATCACCGACGAGCGGGCCGCCGCCGAGGGGCGGCCCGCCGCGGAGGTCGCCGACGCGATCGCCGACGTCCTCGCGTCCGCCTGGCAGTCGGGCGTCCCGGTCGTCGCGTACAACGCGGCGTTCGATCTGACCCTCCTCGCCGCCGAGCTGCGCCGGCACGGGCTCGCACCGCTGCGCGACCGGCTCGGCGGGGCCGACCCCGCGCCGGTGATCGACCCGTACACCATCGACCGCTCGGTGGACCGCTACCGCCGCGGCAAGCGCAACCTCGAAGCGGTCTGCCGGGAGTACGGCGTGGTCCTGGAGTCCGCCCACGACGCTTCGTCCGACGCCCTCGCCGCGGCGCGGCTCGCCCGCGCGATAGCCGACCGCCACGCCAAGGTCGCCGACCTCGGCCCGGCGGAGCTGCACCGGCGCCAGGTGGAGTGGTCCGCGCAGTGGGCCGCGGACTTCCAGTCCTTCCTCCGCCGCAAGGGCGACACCGCCGCGGTGGTCGACGGCACGTGGCCCCTGCGGGAGCCGGTGAGCGTGCCCTAG
- the treY gene encoding malto-oligosyltrehalose synthase, whose translation MTSPRPAPDVPQPPTATYRLQLCPEFPFAAAEAAVPYLAALGVSHLHLSPVLEAVPGSAHGYDVVDHARVRGELGGEAGLRALARAARAAGLGLVVDIVPNHMAADPLHNRALWEVLRDGPASPYARWFDVDWAAGGGRLLLPVLGHRLGADLAQLRVDGGVLRYHDRVFPLRAGTERLPLPRLLDAQWYRLAWWRLARTELNYRRFFTISDLIAVRVEDPEVFEATHATLLGLLGEGVVDGLRVDHPDGLVDPGAYLGRLHEATGGRWTVVEKILADGERLPAAWPVAGTTGYDALRHVDGVLTDAAGARELRGRYRRFAAAPADRGGDWRATVRRAAYKVVTRELAAEVERLTREADALCATDPGLRDHAPWALRTALRELLVRLEVYRPYARGGADPATVLTAGAAAEARRVFVVPEEAEAVDAVRDLALGRRGDDERCAAFRARFAQTAAALRAKSVEDTAFYRYVPLLSAAEVGGEPGRPALDVAEFHAYCARVRRDWPYSGTALTTHDTKRSAEVRAGISVLTQAPERWDALLADVTRQTVRAPDPQLAWAAWQTAVGFAPAARDGSGDYGRRLQEALLKHVREAGLHTSWTERDEGYEGAVTAFLAAGPCGPSLDTVAGFAAELAPHARVNVLSAALLHLTMPGVPDLYQGTERAFHALVDPDNRRPTTFDAGLLEGLGARRDSWDLSDEKLAVTAAALRLRARRPGLFGGGSTYEPLTASGPCAAHCLAYCRSGGVVVAVTRLSLRLADAGGWRDTALSLPRGAWTDLLTPGREFAGCTRVDELLAPLPVALLERA comes from the coding sequence ATGACGTCTCCGCGCCCCGCGCCCGATGTCCCGCAGCCGCCGACCGCCACGTACCGGCTGCAGCTGTGTCCGGAGTTCCCCTTCGCGGCGGCCGAGGCCGCGGTGCCCTATCTGGCCGCGCTCGGGGTCTCGCACCTGCATCTGTCGCCGGTCCTGGAGGCGGTGCCCGGCTCCGCGCACGGCTACGACGTCGTGGACCACGCGCGCGTGCGGGGCGAGCTGGGCGGCGAGGCGGGCCTGCGGGCGCTCGCGCGCGCGGCGCGGGCGGCCGGGCTCGGCCTGGTCGTGGACATCGTGCCGAACCACATGGCGGCCGACCCGCTGCACAACCGCGCGCTGTGGGAGGTGCTCCGCGACGGGCCCGCGTCGCCGTACGCGCGCTGGTTCGACGTGGACTGGGCGGCGGGCGGCGGCAGGCTGCTGCTGCCCGTGCTCGGCCACCGGCTCGGCGCGGACCTCGCGCAGCTGCGCGTCGACGGCGGAGTGCTGCGCTACCACGACCGGGTGTTCCCGCTGCGCGCGGGCACCGAGCGGCTGCCGCTGCCGCGGCTGCTCGACGCGCAGTGGTACCGGCTCGCCTGGTGGCGGCTCGCCCGCACGGAGCTCAACTACCGGCGCTTCTTCACCATCTCGGACCTGATCGCCGTACGGGTGGAGGACCCCGAGGTGTTCGAGGCGACACACGCCACCCTCCTCGGGCTGCTCGGCGAGGGCGTCGTCGACGGCCTGCGCGTCGACCACCCGGACGGGCTCGTGGACCCGGGTGCGTACCTCGGGCGGCTGCACGAGGCGACGGGCGGACGCTGGACGGTCGTCGAGAAGATCCTGGCCGACGGCGAGCGCCTGCCCGCGGCCTGGCCGGTGGCGGGCACCACCGGCTACGACGCGCTGCGGCACGTCGACGGGGTGCTCACGGACGCGGCGGGAGCGCGCGAACTGCGCGGCCGCTACCGCCGGTTCGCCGCGGCGCCCGCCGACCGGGGCGGCGACTGGCGGGCGACCGTGCGGCGCGCCGCGTACAAGGTCGTCACGCGGGAGCTGGCCGCCGAGGTGGAGCGGCTGACGCGCGAGGCGGACGCGCTGTGCGCGACGGACCCCGGCCTCAGGGACCACGCCCCGTGGGCGCTGCGGACGGCGCTGCGGGAGCTGCTCGTGCGCCTGGAGGTCTACCGTCCGTACGCGCGCGGGGGCGCCGACCCCGCGACGGTCCTGACGGCGGGCGCGGCCGCCGAGGCCAGGCGGGTGTTCGTGGTTCCCGAGGAGGCCGAAGCGGTCGACGCGGTACGGGACCTGGCCCTCGGCAGGCGCGGCGACGACGAGCGGTGCGCGGCGTTCCGGGCGCGGTTCGCGCAGACGGCGGCGGCGCTGCGGGCCAAGTCCGTGGAGGACACCGCGTTCTACCGGTACGTGCCGCTCCTGTCGGCGGCCGAGGTGGGCGGCGAGCCGGGGCGGCCCGCGCTCGACGTGGCGGAGTTCCACGCGTACTGCGCGCGCGTGCGGCGGGACTGGCCGTACTCCGGCACGGCCCTGACGACCCACGACACCAAGCGCAGCGCCGAGGTCCGGGCGGGCATCAGCGTCCTCACGCAGGCCCCCGAGCGGTGGGACGCGCTGCTCGCCGACGTGACGCGGCAGACCGTGCGGGCGCCCGACCCCCAACTGGCCTGGGCGGCCTGGCAGACGGCGGTGGGCTTCGCCCCGGCCGCGCGCGACGGCTCCGGCGACTACGGGAGGCGGCTCCAGGAGGCCCTCCTGAAGCACGTGCGGGAGGCGGGCCTGCACACGAGCTGGACGGAGCGCGACGAGGGCTACGAAGGGGCCGTGACGGCGTTCCTGGCGGCGGGCCCGTGCGGCCCTTCACTGGACACGGTGGCCGGGTTCGCGGCCGAACTCGCCCCGCACGCGCGCGTGAACGTCCTCAGTGCCGCGCTGCTGCACCTGACGATGCCGGGCGTGCCGGATCTGTACCAGGGCACGGAGCGCGCCTTCCACGCCTTGGTCGACCCCGACAACCGCCGCCCCACGACCTTCGACGCGGGCCTGTTGGAGGGACTCGGCGCGCGCCGGGACTCCTGGGACCTGTCGGACGAGAAGCTGGCGGTCACCGCGGCGGCGCTGCGGCTGCGGGCGCGGCGGCCCGGCCTGTTCGGCGGCGGGAGCACGTACGAGCCGCTGACGGCGTCCGGCCCCTGCGCGGCGCACTGTCTGGCCTACTGCCGCTCCGGGGGCGTGGTGGTGGCCGTGACGCGGCTGTCGCTGCGTCTCGCGGACGCGGGCGGCTGGCGGGACACGGCCCTGTCGCTGCCCCGGGGGGCGTGGACCGATCTGCTCACTCCGGGGCGCGAGTTCGCTGGGTGCACGCGCGTGGACGAACTGCTCGCGCCGCTTCCGGTGGCTCTTTTGGAGCGCGCCTGA
- a CDS encoding SAV2148 family HEPN domain-containing protein: protein MSSEGRELPPGDEGHEGSSADVPSSAVSLARPMEPVSQIGPELDWDADAWREVRTRAQRAGRAYIWLNLVEQRLRAVVAAVLRPVYEPVHADDWVVAAAGPAGQEWVQRAVAVREVSRRKGYLLDPADDNVLSFLTLPQLRELVVQHWPCFEPYLDDRREVELALDELEVTRNVVSRNRALSPTVLAQAERASARLLEILGAGSDAPSARRLPVDAVEQLVGDRYADVVGVHADRVRLLRQFPAEDLFGGARRVDAIGIGLNLLVQNFSGRRLVRLAESGCRVRLLFLNPASSAVKRRERELGLKRGELSRAVESNILHMRRVRSRLRDPGAFEIQVFDETPRFTAYLVDGDGSDGIAVVQSYLRRTRGMEAPVLVLRGGGRVVKADDLGEHGLFATYREEFETAWADSRPVS from the coding sequence GTGAGCTCGGAGGGGCGCGAGCTGCCCCCTGGTGACGAGGGTCACGAGGGGAGCTCCGCGGACGTCCCGTCCTCGGCGGTGTCCTTGGCACGGCCGATGGAACCGGTGTCCCAGATCGGACCCGAACTGGACTGGGACGCCGATGCCTGGCGCGAGGTGCGCACGCGCGCCCAGCGGGCCGGGCGGGCCTACATCTGGCTGAACCTCGTGGAACAGCGGCTGCGCGCGGTCGTGGCCGCTGTTCTGCGTCCCGTCTACGAACCCGTCCACGCGGACGACTGGGTGGTCGCCGCCGCGGGCCCCGCCGGGCAGGAGTGGGTGCAGCGGGCCGTCGCCGTGCGCGAGGTGAGCCGCCGCAAGGGCTACCTCCTCGACCCGGCCGACGACAACGTCCTGAGCTTCCTGACGCTGCCGCAGCTGCGCGAGCTGGTCGTCCAGCACTGGCCGTGCTTCGAGCCCTACCTCGACGACCGGCGCGAGGTCGAGCTGGCCCTGGACGAGCTGGAGGTCACGCGCAACGTGGTCTCGCGCAACCGCGCCCTGTCCCCGACGGTCCTCGCCCAGGCCGAGCGCGCCTCCGCACGCCTCCTGGAGATCCTCGGCGCGGGCTCGGACGCGCCCTCCGCGCGGCGCCTGCCGGTCGACGCCGTGGAGCAGCTCGTCGGTGACCGGTACGCGGACGTCGTGGGCGTGCACGCGGACCGGGTGCGGCTGCTGCGGCAGTTCCCGGCGGAGGACCTCTTCGGGGGCGCCCGGCGCGTCGACGCGATCGGCATAGGCCTGAACCTGCTGGTGCAGAACTTCTCGGGCCGCCGTCTCGTCCGGCTCGCCGAGTCCGGCTGCCGGGTCAGGCTGCTCTTCCTGAACCCCGCGAGCAGCGCGGTCAAGCGCCGGGAGCGCGAACTGGGCCTCAAGCGGGGCGAGCTGAGCCGGGCCGTCGAGTCGAACATCCTCCACATGCGCCGCGTGCGCTCGCGCCTGCGCGACCCCGGCGCCTTCGAGATCCAGGTCTTCGACGAGACCCCGCGCTTCACGGCCTATCTGGTCGACGGCGACGGCTCGGACGGCATCGCGGTCGTCCAGTCCTATCTGCGGCGCACCCGCGGCATGGAGGCGCCGGTCCTGGTGCTGCGCGGCGGCGGCCGCGTGGTCAAGGCGGACGACCTCGGCGAGCACGGCCTCTTCGCGACGTACCGGGAGGAGTTCGAGACGGCCTGGGCGGACTCGCGCCCGGTGTCGTAG
- a CDS encoding aminoglycoside phosphotransferase family protein, translating into MDEARARKVLDAAGLTAGPDAGAELLALGENAVFAVGDLVVKVGRAAPELLDRARRELAVGGWLRDAGVPAVRPAEDAPRLVEGHPVTVWHRLPAAVRAARPGDLAALLRLVHALPAPPFELPRRELLGGVERWLRLAGDAIDPADADYLRERRDGFAAAAAALVPRLAPGPVHGDALPRNVLVGPEGPVLVDLETFSSDLREHDLVVMALSRDRYGLGDEAYDEFTREYGWDVREWEGCGVLRGARETASCAWVAQHAPANAGALAEFRRRVASLREGDTEVRWHPF; encoded by the coding sequence ATGGACGAGGCACGGGCACGGAAGGTCCTGGACGCCGCGGGGCTCACGGCGGGCCCCGACGCGGGCGCCGAGCTCCTGGCCCTCGGCGAGAACGCGGTGTTCGCCGTGGGCGACCTGGTGGTCAAGGTCGGGCGCGCCGCGCCGGAACTGCTCGACCGGGCGCGGCGCGAACTCGCCGTCGGCGGGTGGCTGCGGGACGCCGGGGTGCCCGCGGTGCGGCCCGCCGAGGACGCGCCGCGGCTCGTCGAGGGGCATCCCGTGACGGTCTGGCACCGGCTGCCCGCGGCCGTGCGGGCCGCGCGCCCCGGCGATCTGGCCGCACTCCTGCGGCTCGTGCACGCCCTGCCCGCGCCGCCGTTCGAGCTGCCGCGCCGTGAGCTGCTCGGGGGTGTGGAACGGTGGCTGCGGCTCGCCGGGGACGCGATCGACCCCGCCGACGCGGACTATCTCCGGGAGCGCCGGGACGGGTTCGCGGCGGCCGCCGCCGCGCTCGTGCCCCGGCTCGCGCCCGGGCCCGTCCACGGGGACGCGCTGCCGCGCAACGTCCTGGTGGGGCCCGAAGGGCCCGTCCTGGTGGACCTGGAGACGTTCTCCTCGGACCTGCGGGAGCACGACCTGGTCGTCATGGCGCTGTCCCGTGACCGGTACGGGCTCGGGGACGAGGCGTACGACGAGTTCACCCGGGAGTACGGGTGGGACGTGCGGGAGTGGGAGGGGTGCGGGGTGCTGCGCGGGGCGCGGGAGACCGCGAGCTGTGCCTGGGTGGCCCAGCACGCGCCCGCCAACGCCGGGGCGTTGGCCGAATTCCGCCGCCGCGTGGCTTCGCTGCGCGAGGGCGACACCGAGGTCCGCTGGCACCCGTTCTAG
- the glgX gene encoding glycogen debranching protein GlgX: MQVWPGQAYPLGAAYDGAGTNFAVFSEAADRVELCLLHDDGSETAVELRESDGFVRHAYLPGVMPGQRYGFRVHGPYAPARGQRCNSAKLLLDPYAHAVSGAVDWGEEVYGYRFEAQDERNDLDSAPHMMTSVVVNPYFDWGDDRPPRTPYNETVIYEAHVKGLTMLHPELPDELRGTYAALAHPAVIEHLTRLGVTTLELMPVHQFVNDHRLVDMGLNNYWGYNTIGFFAPHNAYASWGDRGQQVLEFKSAVRALHEAGIEVILDVVYNHTAEGNHLGPTLSFRGLDNASYYRLADDPQYYMDTTGTGNSLLMRHPHVLQLIMDSLRYWVTEMHVDGFRFDLAATLARQFHEVDRLSSFFDLVQQDPVVSQVKLIAEPWDVGEGGYQVGNFPPLWTEWNGKYRDTVRDLWRGEPRTLAEFASRLTGSSDLYQGDGRRPLASINFVTCHDGFTLHDLVAYNEKHNEANGEDNQDGESHNRSWNCGTEGATDDPGILALRARQLRNFLATLMLSQGVPMLSHGDEFARTQGGNNNAYCQDNEVAWVRWPDGESTLLEFTRAMAWLRRDHPVFRRRRFFHGRPVEGTHDELSDISWFTPEGAEMTQEDWDAAQARALTVFLNGNAISEPGPRGERISDDSFLLMFNASPDPLEFVVPVNQGQQWQVVVDTAREDGVPPGTGAKVRAGERVTLTDRSLTVLQRPA, from the coding sequence ATGCAGGTCTGGCCTGGGCAGGCGTATCCCCTCGGCGCCGCGTACGACGGCGCCGGTACGAACTTCGCGGTCTTCTCCGAGGCCGCGGATCGAGTCGAACTGTGCTTGCTGCACGACGACGGCTCGGAGACCGCCGTGGAACTGCGCGAGTCCGACGGCTTCGTGCGGCACGCGTACCTGCCCGGCGTCATGCCGGGCCAGCGGTACGGCTTCCGTGTGCACGGCCCGTACGCGCCCGCGCGCGGTCAGCGCTGCAATTCGGCGAAGCTGCTCCTTGACCCGTACGCGCACGCGGTGAGCGGGGCGGTGGACTGGGGCGAGGAGGTGTACGGCTACCGGTTCGAAGCCCAGGACGAGCGCAACGACCTGGACTCCGCGCCGCACATGATGACCTCGGTGGTGGTCAACCCGTACTTCGACTGGGGCGACGACCGCCCGCCGCGCACGCCGTACAACGAGACCGTGATCTACGAGGCCCATGTGAAGGGCCTGACGATGCTGCATCCGGAGCTGCCGGACGAGCTGCGCGGCACCTACGCGGCCCTCGCCCACCCGGCGGTCATCGAGCATCTGACGCGGCTCGGCGTGACCACCCTGGAGCTGATGCCGGTCCACCAGTTCGTGAACGACCACCGGCTCGTCGACATGGGCCTGAACAACTACTGGGGCTACAACACGATCGGCTTCTTCGCCCCGCACAACGCGTACGCCTCCTGGGGCGACCGCGGCCAGCAGGTCCTGGAGTTCAAGTCGGCGGTGCGGGCCCTGCACGAGGCGGGCATCGAGGTCATCCTGGACGTCGTCTACAACCACACGGCGGAGGGCAACCACCTCGGTCCGACGCTGTCGTTCCGGGGCCTGGACAACGCCTCGTACTACCGCCTGGCGGACGATCCGCAGTACTACATGGACACCACGGGCACGGGCAACTCGCTGCTGATGCGCCATCCGCACGTGCTCCAGCTGATCATGGACTCGCTGCGGTACTGGGTCACCGAGATGCACGTGGACGGCTTCCGCTTCGACCTCGCGGCGACCCTCGCCCGGCAGTTCCACGAGGTGGACCGGCTCTCCTCGTTCTTCGACCTGGTGCAGCAGGACCCGGTGGTGAGCCAGGTGAAGCTGATCGCCGAGCCCTGGGACGTCGGTGAGGGCGGCTACCAGGTGGGCAACTTCCCGCCGCTGTGGACGGAGTGGAACGGCAAGTACCGCGACACCGTGCGGGACCTGTGGCGCGGCGAGCCGCGCACCCTCGCGGAGTTCGCCTCGCGGCTCACCGGCTCCTCGGACCTGTACCAGGGCGACGGCCGGCGCCCGCTCGCCTCGATCAACTTCGTGACCTGTCACGACGGCTTCACCCTGCACGACCTGGTGGCGTACAACGAGAAGCACAACGAGGCCAACGGCGAGGACAACCAGGACGGGGAGAGCCACAACCGCTCCTGGAACTGCGGCACCGAGGGCGCCACGGACGACCCCGGGATCCTCGCGCTGCGCGCCCGCCAGCTGCGGAACTTCCTCGCCACCCTGATGCTGTCCCAGGGCGTGCCGATGCTCAGCCACGGCGACGAGTTCGCCCGCACCCAGGGCGGCAACAACAACGCCTACTGCCAGGACAACGAGGTCGCCTGGGTGCGCTGGCCGGACGGCGAGAGCACGCTCCTGGAGTTCACGCGCGCGATGGCGTGGCTCCGGCGCGACCATCCGGTGTTCCGCAGGCGCCGGTTCTTCCACGGCCGTCCCGTGGAGGGCACCCACGACGAGCTGTCGGACATCTCCTGGTTCACTCCGGAGGGCGCGGAGATGACCCAGGAGGACTGGGACGCGGCGCAGGCGCGCGCCCTGACGGTGTTCCTCAACGGCAACGCGATCTCCGAGCCGGGGCCGCGCGGCGAGCGGATCAGCGACGACTCCTTCCTGCTGATGTTCAACGCGTCCCCGGACCCGCTGGAGTTCGTGGTGCCCGTCAACCAGGGTCAGCAGTGGCAGGTGGTGGTCGACACGGCGCGTGAGGACGGGGTGCCGCCGGGGACGGGGGCCAAGGTGCGGGCGGGCGAGCGCGTGACGCTGACCGACCGCAGCCTCACGGTGTTGCAGCGTCCCGCGTAG